The following are encoded together in the Pseudomonas maumuensis genome:
- the lexA gene encoding transcriptional repressor LexA produces MCSMDNLSPKRRAILEFIRERITDQGQPPSLADIAERFGFASRSVARKHITALSQGGFIDVTPNQARGIRLAEPLRRPEILEVPVLGQVAAGAPIGPDLDIHEQLLLDPSLFRRTPDYLLKVRGDSMVDDGIFDGDLVGIRQQGEARDGQIVVARLDGEVTIKRLQRTRDGYRLLPRNPAYAPIDVSPEREFFIEGVFCGLLRRD; encoded by the coding sequence ATGTGCTCCATGGACAATTTATCCCCCAAACGCCGCGCCATCCTCGAATTCATCCGTGAGCGCATCACCGATCAAGGCCAGCCACCGTCGCTGGCCGACATCGCCGAGCGCTTCGGTTTTGCCTCGCGCAGCGTGGCGCGCAAGCACATCACTGCCCTGAGCCAGGGTGGCTTCATCGATGTCACGCCCAACCAGGCGCGGGGTATCCGCCTGGCCGAGCCGCTGCGTCGGCCCGAGATCCTCGAAGTGCCGGTGCTCGGCCAGGTCGCCGCCGGTGCGCCGATCGGGCCCGACCTCGACATCCACGAGCAGTTGCTGCTCGACCCCAGCCTGTTCCGGCGTACCCCCGACTACCTGCTCAAGGTGCGCGGCGACTCGATGGTCGACGACGGCATCTTCGACGGTGACCTGGTCGGCATTCGCCAGCAGGGCGAGGCCCGCGACGGGCAGATCGTGGTCGCCCGGCTCGACGGCGAGGTGACCATCAAGCGCCTGCAGCGCACCCGCGACGGCTATCGCCTGCTGCCGCGTAACCCGGCCTATGCCCCCATCGATGTGAGCCCCGAGCGCGAGTTCTTCATTGAAGGCGTGTTCTGCGGCTTGCTGAGGCGTGACTGA
- a CDS encoding Y-family DNA polymerase, whose amino-acid sequence MLWACILLPQLALDTALRERDDPEAPLVLLGGPPQRRVLRAVNPAASALGLRAGQALTAARALADGFACVEVEPARIEQLQQLLAAWAYRFSAQVSLHYPRALLLEVGSSLQLFGPWPSFEARLRQELAALGLRQRIVLASNPVAARMLANGHDGLALTCPQATRAALLEMPVERVGLPGEAAEAFARMGLRRLGQVLALPRDALARRFSAQVQLHLDQLLGLRSLGLDFYQPPDRFEARLELNFDVESHQALLFPLRRLIHDLAAFLAGRDCGVQRFELHLEHAEGADTVLKVGLLAAERDASLLFELARGRLEPLRIPAPVRNLRLLAADLPPFLPQRQALFDPRAQQAQPWDQLRERLRARLGDDAVKGLRAEADHRPECAWQGGEQGGQGHLVMAPGRRPGWLLPVPQALSETGLQLLGQAERIESGWWDGGDVRRDYYRIETRDGLHGWAFRDLAAPGPLWLQGWFA is encoded by the coding sequence ATGCTCTGGGCCTGCATCCTGTTACCCCAGCTGGCGCTGGACACTGCCCTGCGCGAGCGCGACGACCCCGAGGCGCCGCTGGTGCTGCTTGGCGGGCCGCCCCAGCGCCGGGTGCTGCGGGCGGTCAACCCGGCGGCCAGTGCGCTGGGCCTGCGCGCCGGCCAGGCCCTGACCGCCGCCCGCGCCCTGGCCGACGGTTTCGCTTGCGTCGAGGTCGAGCCGGCGCGTATCGAGCAGTTGCAGCAGTTGCTCGCGGCCTGGGCCTACCGTTTCAGTGCCCAGGTCAGCCTGCACTATCCCCGTGCGTTGCTGCTGGAGGTGGGCTCGAGCCTGCAACTATTCGGCCCGTGGCCGTCGTTCGAGGCGCGCCTGCGCCAGGAACTGGCGGCACTCGGCTTGCGTCAGCGCATCGTGCTGGCCAGCAACCCGGTGGCGGCGAGAATGCTCGCCAATGGCCATGATGGCCTGGCGCTGACCTGCCCGCAGGCGACCCGCGCCGCCTTGCTCGAGATGCCCGTCGAGCGTGTCGGCCTGCCCGGCGAGGCAGCCGAAGCCTTCGCCCGCATGGGCCTGCGCCGCCTCGGGCAAGTGCTGGCGCTGCCCCGTGATGCCCTGGCCAGGCGTTTCAGCGCCCAGGTGCAGTTGCACCTGGACCAACTGCTCGGCCTGCGTAGCCTGGGACTGGATTTCTACCAGCCGCCCGACCGTTTCGAGGCGCGGCTGGAGCTGAACTTCGACGTCGAGTCGCACCAGGCGCTGCTGTTCCCCCTGCGTCGTCTTATCCACGACCTGGCGGCTTTCCTCGCCGGGCGTGACTGTGGCGTGCAGCGGTTCGAGTTGCACCTTGAGCATGCCGAAGGCGCCGACACCGTGCTCAAGGTCGGCCTGCTGGCCGCCGAGCGCGACGCCTCACTCTTGTTCGAGCTTGCCCGTGGCCGCCTGGAGCCGCTGCGCATCCCGGCGCCGGTGCGCAACCTGCGGCTGCTGGCCGCCGACCTGCCACCGTTCTTGCCCCAGCGCCAGGCGCTGTTCGACCCGCGTGCGCAGCAGGCCCAGCCCTGGGACCAACTGCGCGAGCGCCTGCGCGCGCGGCTGGGCGATGACGCGGTCAAGGGCTTGCGCGCCGAGGCCGATCATCGCCCCGAGTGCGCCTGGCAAGGGGGGGAGCAGGGCGGGCAGGGCCATTTGGTGATGGCCCCCGGTCGGCGCCCCGGCTGGCTGCTGCCGGTGCCTCAGGCGCTGTCCGAGACCGGCCTGCAACTGCTCGGGCAGGCCGAGCGTATCGAGTCCGGCTGGTGGGACGGTGGTGATGTGCGGCGCGACTACTACCGCATCGAAACCCGTGATGGCCTGCATGGCTGGGCCTTCCGCGACCTCGCGGCCCCTGGACCGTTGTGGCTGCAAGGCTGGTTCGCATGA
- the imuA gene encoding translesion DNA synthesis-associated protein ImuA has product MGAVVELDRLLDQRQVWRGRQAQARPQGLQPTGHAALDDRLPEGGWPAASLSELLLASPGCGELQLLWPTLARLSGEGQRVVLVAPPFIPYAPAWQAAGVDLRWLVQVDAEAGDALWAAEQCLRSGSCAAVLCWPERADDRALRRLQVAAETGNALAFACRSRQAALNPSPAALRIALDLRPAQWRVLKCRGGLPPAAPIACPGQE; this is encoded by the coding sequence ATGGGCGCGGTGGTCGAACTCGACCGGCTGCTCGATCAGCGCCAGGTATGGCGCGGGCGGCAGGCCCAGGCGCGCCCGCAGGGCCTGCAGCCCACCGGGCATGCCGCCCTCGATGATCGGCTGCCGGAAGGCGGCTGGCCGGCGGCGTCGCTCAGCGAGCTGCTGCTGGCCAGCCCCGGCTGCGGTGAGTTGCAGTTGCTCTGGCCTACGCTTGCCCGGCTCAGCGGGGAAGGGCAGCGGGTGGTGCTGGTGGCGCCGCCGTTCATCCCTTATGCACCGGCCTGGCAGGCTGCCGGGGTCGACCTGCGCTGGCTGGTGCAGGTCGACGCCGAGGCCGGCGATGCCCTGTGGGCGGCCGAACAATGCCTGCGCTCGGGCAGTTGCGCCGCGGTGTTGTGCTGGCCGGAGCGTGCCGATGATCGGGCGCTGCGGCGTTTGCAAGTGGCCGCGGAAACCGGCAACGCGCTGGCGTTCGCCTGTCGCTCGCGACAGGCCGCGCTGAATCCTTCGCCCGCCGCCCTGCGCATCGCCCTCGACCTGCGCCCGGCACAGTGGCGCGTGCTCAAGTGCCGGGGCGGCCTGCCACCTGCCGCACCCATCGCCTGCCCAGGGCAGGAGTGA